GAGGGTGAACACGTGCTGCGGGCTGGGTGGCTCGTCGGGTGTGACGGTGGTCGCAGCGCGGTGCGCAAATCGGTCGGTTTCGATTTCCCCGGCACCGCGGCGACGATGGAGATGTTCCTCGCCGACATCCGCAACATCGAGCTGGACTCGCGCATGATCGGCCAGACCTTGCCCGGTGGCATGGTGATGGTCGGCCAGCTGCCCGGCGATATCACGCGGATCATCGTCTGCGAGCGCGACAATCCTCCGCAGCGGCGCACCGAGAGCCCGGAGTTCTCCGAGGTGGCCGATGCGTGGAAACGCCTGACCGGAGTCGACATCTCGCACGCCGAGCCCGTGTGGGTCAGTGCCTTCGGGGACGCCACCCGCCAGGTCACCGAATACCGCCGCGGACGCGTGCTGCTGTCGGGCGACGCCGCGCACATTCACCTGCCCGCGGGCGGGCAGGGCATGAACGCCAGTATCCAGGACTCGGTGAATCTCGGCTGGAAGCTGGGAGCGGTGATTCGGGGGGAGGCCCCGGAGGCCCTGCTGGACACGTACCACGGCGAGCGCCACGAGGTGGGACGTCGCCTGCTCATGAACACCCAGGCGCAGGGGCTGCTCTTCCTCAGCGGTGAGCACATGCAACCCCTGCGCGACGTCTTCTCCGAACTGGTCAGGTACGAGGAGGTCAGCCGCTACCTCGCGGCCATGGTCAGCGGTTTGGACATCCATTACGACGTCGGTTCCGGCAGTAATCCGCTGCTCGGGTACCGCATGCCGAAAACGGAACTGGTCAAGGACCAACGCAGGCGGGACAGCACGGAACTGCTGCATCGCGGACGCGGGGTACTGCTCGATCTGGAGGACAATCCCACTCTCCGCGGACGTGCCGGCCCCTGGACGGATCGGGTCGACGTCGTGACCGCGGAACGCGCGCGGGAGTCCGGGCCGCTCTCCGGAACGGCCGCGGTGCTCGTCCGTCCCGACGGTTATGTCGCTTGGGCGGCCCCGGGAAGCGACCACGACCTGCCCATGGCTCTGGAGCGGTGGTTCGGCCCCGCCCGGAACGACTAGAAGAAACGAGGATTGGAGAGGAAACCGTGCACAGTACGTTGATAGTGGCTCGTATGGAGCCCGAATCCGCCGGGAACGTGGCCGATATTTTCGCTGATTTCGACGATACCGAGATGCCGCACA
This genomic stretch from Actinopolyspora halophila DSM 43834 harbors:
- a CDS encoding FAD-dependent monooxygenase, giving the protein MDAPVIVVGAGPAGLVLAAELRLAGVDVIVVERLHERTGESRGLGFTARTMEIFDQRGLLPRFGEIETSNQGHFGGIPVDFGVLEGAHQAAKTIPQSTTEAVLEEWARELGVDIRRGHEFQEVRDDANGVEVTVRSSEGEHVLRAGWLVGCDGGRSAVRKSVGFDFPGTAATMEMFLADIRNIELDSRMIGQTLPGGMVMVGQLPGDITRIIVCERDNPPQRRTESPEFSEVADAWKRLTGVDISHAEPVWVSAFGDATRQVTEYRRGRVLLSGDAAHIHLPAGGQGMNASIQDSVNLGWKLGAVIRGEAPEALLDTYHGERHEVGRRLLMNTQAQGLLFLSGEHMQPLRDVFSELVRYEEVSRYLAAMVSGLDIHYDVGSGSNPLLGYRMPKTELVKDQRRRDSTELLHRGRGVLLDLEDNPTLRGRAGPWTDRVDVVTAERARESGPLSGTAAVLVRPDGYVAWAAPGSDHDLPMALERWFGPARND